ATTTTGTGATCTTCGGCAAGTTTATCACCGTAATCATTTCCACCATACCAGTTTGAGTCCCATCCTCTGATGATACCAAGTCTATTTCCAATTGGATTTGTCTTTTGTCCCATGCTGCTTAAGAATTGCTTTGTGTGTTATTGATAGCTCCAAGCACGATTGTTACGTGATTAGAACGTTTTCTTATTCTGTGTGCTCTTCCTTGTGGAGCTGGACGAAGTCTTTTTAACATCATTCCACCATCTACACGAATTTCCTTAACAAATAAACCAGCTTCTTCCATATTAGATTCAGGGTTTTTAGCTTGCCAGTTGGCAATTACTGATAAAACCAATTTTTCTAATTTTCTTGAAGCTTCTTTAGAACTAAATCTTAAGATGTTAAGTGCTCTTTCTACCTTCTGACCTCTTACTAGATCTGCTACTAAGCGCATTTTTCTAGGTGAAGTAGGGCAGTTATTTAACTTTGCAAAAGCCAATGACTTGTTAGCCTCTTTTCTTGCATCTGCTGTTTCTCTTTTACGAACTCCCATTGCTTCTTATTTTTTACCTTTATTTTTTGCTCCAGCGTGACCTCTAAAAGATCTAGTTGGTGAAAATTCTCCTAATTTGTGACCTACCATATTTTCTGTTACGTAAACTGGTACAAATTGACGACCGTTATGAACTGCGATTGTCTGTCCAACAAAGTCTGGAGTAATCATAGAAGCTCTAGACCAAGTCTTAACCACTCCTTTATTTCCTTTTTCAATGTTTTCTTGAACTTTCTTGTCTAACTTATAATGAACAAAAGGTCCTTTTTTTAATGAACGTGCCATATCTTATTATTTCTTTCTACGTTCTACGATATACTTGTTACTCGGGTTTTTCTTAGAACGAGTTCTATAACCTTTAGCTGGTATTCCATTTCTTGAACGTGGATGTCCACCAGAAGAACGTCCTTCACCACCACCCATTGGGTGATCGACAGGGTTCATTGCAACAGGTCTTGTTCTAGGTCTTCTTCCTAACCATCTTGTTCTACCTGCTTTACCAGATACAACTAATTGGTGGTCTGAATTAGAAACCGCTCCAATTGTAGCCGAACACGTCAACAAGATTAATCTTGTTTCCCCAGAAGGCATTTTAATTGTTGCATATTTTCCATCTCTTGCCATTAATTGAGCAAATGTTCCAGCAGAACGAGCGATTACAGCTCCTTGTCCTGGTCTCAATTCAATACAAGAAATTACAGTTCCAAGCGGAACTCTACTTAAAGGTAAAGTATTACCAATTTCAGGTTGTGATTCTGGACCAGAAACTAATTTCTGACCAACTTTCAATCCGTTTTGAGCAATAACATACGTTTTCTCTCCATCAGCGTAAGCTAACAAAGCGATAAATGCAGTACGATTTGGATCATACTCAATTGATTTAACCGTAGCAGGAATTCCTTCTTTTGTACGTTTAAAATCAATGATACGATATCTCTGCTTGTGACCACCACCCGTATAACGCATGGTCATCTTTCCTTGACTATTTCTACCACCAGAGTTTTTTATCGGCGCTATCAAAGAGCGTTCCGGCTTATCAGTTGTAATGGCGTCATAACCATTCACAACTCTAAATCGCTGACCTGGGGTAATAGGTTTTAATTTTCTTACTGACATTTTATCTTAGATATTGTTGTAAAAATCAATTGTTTCTCCTTCTTGTACTTGAACAATTGCTTTTTTAATTGCATTCGTCTTTCCACTGATTAAACCACTTTTAGTGTATTTTGTAGTTCTATCCGGTCTTACGTTCATCGTGTTAACACTCAAAATAGTTACTCCATAAGCAGCTTCAACAGCTTTCTTAATTTGTACTTTGTTTGCTTTTTTATCAACAACGAATCCGAAGCGGTTTAAAACTTCACTTTCTTTGGTTACTTTCTCCGTTACTATAGGCTTAATTATGATGCTCATATCCTATTATTTACTTAAATTTTCTTCAATTATCTCCAAAGAACTCTCTAAAAGCACTAAATTATTAGCATTTAATATAGCGTAAGTACTTAATTCTAAGCTGCTTACTACGCTAGAGCCTTTTAAATTGCGTGACGACAAATATACATTTTTATTTGTATCACCCAACACAAACAGGGATTTTTTATTTTCTAACTCTAAAGCTTTCAAAACATTGATGAAATTTTTAGTGTTTGGCGTTTCAAAATTAAAGTCTTCAAGAACGATAATGTTCGACTCTTTTGCTTTAATTGAGAAAGCTGATTTTCTAGCCAATCGTTTCAAGCTTTTATTCAATTTGAATGAATAACTTCTTGGTCTTGGTCCAAAAACAGTTCCACCACCTTTAAACAATGGATTCTTTGCACTACCCGCACGAGCAGTACCAGTTCCTTTTTGTTTTTTTATCTTACGAGTACTTCCCGCTACTTCAGCTCTTTCTTTAGCTTTGTGCGTTCCTTGTCTTTGATTAGCAAGATATTGCTTAACATCAAGGTATACTGCATGATTGTTTGGTTCTATACCAAATACTGAATCAGAAAGTTGAACTTTTCTTCCAGTATCTTTTCCGTTGAAATCTAATACTTTTGCTTCCATTACTTCTGAATGATTACATAAGAGTTGTTATGACCAGGAACACATCCTTTAATAACAAGTAGATTCTTTTCAGCAACTACTTTTAAAACTCTAAGGTTTTGAACTTTTACATTATCTCCTCCCATTCTTCCAGCCATACGCATTCCTTTGAATACTCTAGATGGATAAGAAGAAGCTCCTACAGAACCTGGCGCTCTTAAACGGTTGTGTTGACCATGAGTTGCTTGTCCAACACCACCAAAACCGTGACGTTTAACAACCCCTTGAAAACCTTTACCTTTAGATACACCCTGTACATCTACAAACTCTCCTTCTTCAAAAATAGAAACATCAATAAGATCTCCTAATTTTTGTTCAGTTGCAAAATTTTGGAATTCAACGACTTTTTTCTTAGCTACAGTTCCCGCTTTTTTAAAGTGACCTAAAGCCGCTTTTGTGGAATGTTTCTCGTTTTTGTCATCGAAACCAAGTTGCAACGCTTCGTACCCGTCAACACCTTTGGTTCTGACTTGGGTAACAACACATGGACCAGCTTCGATTACAGTACAAGGAATATTCTTCCCGTTTGCATCAAAAATACTTGTCATGCCGATTTTTCTACCAATTAACCCAGACATAAATATTAATTATTAATTATTAAATATAAATATAGAACGCAGCTTTTAAGCGAATCCTATTTTTTTAAGAGGTGCAAATGTATAACTTATTTACATACAATCCTAAAAAATATTTTTCGTTTAAAAACAGCGTTCTTTTCTTACTAGTAAGCTATTTAAACTTTGATCTCTACTTCAACACCACTAGGCAATTCAAGTTTCATCAAGGCATCAATAGTTTTTGATGAAGATGAGTAAATATCAATTAATCTCTTATATGACATTACTTCAAATTGCTCTCTCGCTTTTTTGTTAACGTGTGGAGAACGTAATACAGTGAAAAGTTTTTTATGAGTTGGTAATGGAATTGGTCCAGTTACTACTGCTCCGGTACTCTTAACCGTTTTTACAATCTTTTCAGCAGACTTGTCTACCAACATGTGATCGTAAGATTTTAGTTTTATTCTGATTTTTTGACTCATTTTCTTAAAGATTAAGCGTTTCCTTTTGCTTTTTTGATAACTGCTTCTGATATATTAGAAGGCGTTTCGGAGTAGTGTGAAAATTCCATTGTTGAAGTTGCACGACCTGAAGATAAAGTTCTCAAAGTAGTAACATATCCAAACATTTCTGATAATGGAACATCAGCTTTAATAGTTTTAGCACCTGCTCTGTCACCCATGTCATTCACCTGACCTCTACGACGGTTAATATCACCTACGATATCTCCCATGTTTTCTTCTGGTGTAATAACTTCCATTTTCATGATTGGCTCAAGAATAACAGCTCCAGCAGCTTTCGCAACTTCTCTATACCCCATTCTTGCAGCTAACTCAAAAGAGAGTGCATCTGAATCGACAGGGTGAAAAGATCCATCTAATAAAGTTACTTTCAAACTATCTACCTGATATCCTGCTAAAGGACCCGTTTTCATAGCTTCTCTAAATCCTTTTTCAACAGATGGAATATATTCTTTTGGAACGTTACCACCTTTTACAGCATTTACAAACTGCAATCCAACAGGAGCTTTACCATCAACTTCATCTGCCGGCTCAAGTATAAATACGATATCACCGAATTTACCACGACCTCCAGATTGTTTTTTGTATGTTTCTCTGTGTTGTGCTTTTTTAGTAAAGGCTTCTTTGTATTCAACTTGAGGCTCACCTTGGTTTACTTCAACTTTGAATTCACGTCTCATTCTATCTACTAGGATATCTAAGTGAAGCTCACCCATACCCGAGATAATAGTTTGCCCTGAAGCTTCGTCTGTTCTAACTGTAAACGTCGGATCTTCTTCAGCTAACTTAGCCAAAGCCATACCCATTTTATCTACGTCAGCCTTAGTTTTAGGCTCAATAGCAATACCAATTACCGGAGCAGGGAATTTCATTGACTCAAGAATAATTGGGTGTTTTTCATCACACAATGTATCTCCAGTTTTAATATCTTTAAATCCAACTGCCGCTCCAATATCACCTGCTTCAATATACTCGATTGGGTTTTGCTTGTTAGCATGCATTTGGTAGATACGAGAAATTCTTTCTTTATTTCCTGAACGAGTGTTCAAAACATAAGAACCAGCATCTAAACGTCCTGAGTAAGCACGGAAGAAAGCTAAACGACCTACGAATGGGTCAGTAGCAATTTTAAAAGCTAAAGCAGCGAATGGCTCTTTAACATCTGGCTTACGCAAAATTTTAGTTTGATCTTCTTCTAACAAATCAGCATCATCAGGATGAATTCCGGTAATACCTTCTTTGTCCATTGGAGATGGCAAATATTTACATACAGCATCTAACATGAATTGAACTCCTTTGTTTTTGAAAGAAGAACCAGCAATCATAGGAATGATAGCCATATCCATTACAGCAGCTCTTAAAGCAATGTTGATTTCTTCCTCAGTAATTGAGTCTTCATCTTCCATGAATTTTTCAAGCAAGTTCTCATCATAATCAGCTACCGCTTCAATAAGAATTGATCTGTATTCTTTCACTTCTTCAAGCATATCTTCCGGAATAGGCACAATATCATAAGTTGCTCCCAAACCTTCTTCATGCCATACTATAGCTTGATTTTTAACCAAATCCACAACGCCTTTAAAATCATTTTCTTCACCAATTGGCAAAGTGATTGCAACTGCATTTGATTTCAACATATCTCTTACTTGCTGACAAACCATCAAAAAGTTAGATCCTTGTCTATCCATTTTATTAACGAATCCAATACGTGGAACTCTGTATTGATCTGCTAATCTCCAGTTAGTTTCTGATTGCGGCTCAACACCATCAACAGCACTAAACAAGAAAACTAAACCATCAAGCACACGCAAAGAACGGTTTACTTCAACCGTAAAGTCAACGTGTCCCGGAGTATCGATAATATTAAAGTGATAAGGCAATGTTTCAGGTAAAATTTTACCTTGTGTAGTCGGGAAATTCCATTCACAAGTTGTTGCTGCAGAAGTAATTGTAATACCTCTTTCTTGCTCTTGTGCCATCCAGTCCATTGTTGCAGCACCATCATGCACTTCACCAATTTTGTGTGATTTTCCTGTATAGAATAATATACGCTCCGTTGTTGTTGTTTTACCAGCATCAATGTGAGCAGCAATTCCAATATTTCTTGTATATTTTAAATCTCTAGCCATTTCTTATGAATTAAAATCTAAAATGTGAGAATGCTTTATTTGCTTCAGCCATTTTATGAGTATCCATTCTCTTTTTAACAGCAGCACCTTCTTCTTTAGCCGCAGCTAAACATTCAGAAGCTAACCTTTGAGCCATAGATTTTTCATTTCTTCTTCTAGAATAAAGTATTAACCACTTCATTGCCATAGAAATTTTTCTGTCCGGACGAATTTGCATTGGAATTTGAAATGTAGCTCCTCCAACTCTACGACTACGTACTTCTACGTGAGGCATAACGTTTGTTAAAGCATCTTTCCAAATTTCTAATGATGGTTTCTCCGCATCTTGCTTTTTAGATTCTATAATGTCAATTGCATCATAAAAAACTTTAAAAGCTGTTGATTTCTTACCATCCCACATTAAGTTGTTTACAAAACGTGTTACCAACTGGTCATTAAACCTTGGATCTGGTAAAAGTGGTCTTTTCTTTGCCGCTCTTTTTCTCATGTCTTTTTTTTAATAAAATGTCATACCCATACAATTGCGATTAATCACATTTCTATGAGAAAAACTTTTTAAATTACTTTTTTGCTTCTTTTGGGCGTTTTGCTCCGTACTTAGATCTTCTTTGCGTTCTTCCTGCTACTCCTGACGTATCAAGTGCACCACGAACGATGTGATATCTAACTCCTGGTAAATCTTTTACCCTTCCACCCCTAACTAATACTATCGAGTGCTCTTGTAAATTGTGTCCTTCACCAGGGATGTAGGCATTTACTTCATTACCATTTGTCAAACGTACACGCGCTACTTTACGCATTGCAGAGTTTGGTTTTTTTGGTGTTGTAGTGTAAACACGCGTACAAACCCCTCTTCTTTGAGGACAAGAATCTAAAGCAACCGATTTACTCTTCTTAGTTATCTGAGTTCTTCCTGTTCTTACTAATTGTTGAATTGTTGGCATAATTAATACTAAAAATTTCTTATTATATTAAATTCCCGCTTTTTACGGGGTTGCAAATGTATAAAATATTTTTTATTCCACAAACCTTAATTCATTAATTTTCACATGAAGTAAATATTTGTTTTTTAATGAAATACAGAATAACCAATATGAAAATTTTACCGTAAATAAAACAACACGCCTAACACTTCCTAAACAAGATTATTAAACCTTAAAATTTCCTTGTAAAACAAACCATATTTGCATTATATTTATTAAAATTTATAATCTTTTGAAATCAATTCTCTTCTTTCTACTTCTAATAATTTTTGGACAAAGTATTTATGCCCAAAATTTTCAATTAAAAATAATCGGGACATCAATTATCGAAACCAAAACAATCGACTCTTTACAATACATTTCTAAACACATCAGCATAAAATCAGTAAGTAACGAAATAAACAAAATATCTAAAGAGCTAACTAAAATAGGATTCCTTGAAAACAAGACAGTAGAAAACAAAAAAGCAAACGACAGCACTTACACTATAAAATTTGATTTAGGAAAAAAAACAAAATCAATACATATATATATAGGTACAAATCAAATTATAAGAAACATCATTTCTACCAATAAAGAAAACGATACTTTAATTATACCATACAACGAAATTGAATCATTCCTTGATCAGACATTAAAAAAAATAGAACAAAAAGGGTTTGCACTAGCTAAATTTAAATTGATCAATCTTAAAAAGAACAAAAACATCCTTTACGCTGACTTAATTACAGACATCGATAAAGAAAGACACTTAAATTCTGTTATAACAAAATTTTCTAAAAAAGACATTAAAGACACTTTTCCAAAAAGCCATTTAAAACAAATCAATCGAAAATATAAAAACACAGTCTTCAACCAAGACCTATTAAAACAGATTTATAATGATTTCGAAAAATATGGATTCATAAGCCAATTAAAATATCCCGAAATTTTACTGACCAAAGACACCACAAAAGTTTATGTTTATTTAGAAAAAAGAAAATCAAACACCTTTGACGGATTTATAGGCTTTGCCAACAATGAAAGCAAAAAAATTTTATTCAACGGCTATTTAGATATACAATTAGAAAACATATTACATACAGGAGAACAATTCTCAATTTATTGGAAAAGCGACGGAAACAAACAAAAAACGTTTAAAGCAGGAATAGAAATCCCTTATTTATTCCAAAGCCCATTAGGCTTTAAAGCACAAATTCAAATTTTCAAACAAGACAGTATTTTTCAAAACACAAAAAAAATAATAGAATTAGGCTATTTGAGTAACTACAATACAAGATTTTACATTGGCTTCCAATCAACAGAATCCAGCGATATTCAAAACACAAACAATTCACTGATAAGTGATTTTAATAACTCATACCTAACAGCAAGTCTGGAACACACAAAACCAGATTACAACAATCCTATTTTTCCAAAAAAGACGACAATAGAATTAACATTGGCCACAGGCAAAAGAGACAATAATCCAAGTGAAAAAATACAAGAAAAATCAAATCAATTCTTCATAAACCTTCAAGCTATGCATAATTTCTATTTAAACAGAAAAAACTGCATTAACATAAAAACACAAAATTATTATTTAAAAAGTAATAACTATATTTTGAACGAACTCTATCGGTTTGGCGGAATAAACTCAGTTAGAGGCTTCACAGAGAACAGCCTTCAAGCACAATTTACAACTTCAATTCTTACAGAATACAGATATATCTTTTCACCTACATTATTTTTAAATACAATTACAGACTACTGTTTCTACAGAGACCCATTAGCACTTGAAAACCAAAATAAAAATAAAAATTTAATCGGATTAGGCATAGGAATGGGAGTTCAAACCAAAAACGGATTATTAAGAATAACCATGGCAAACGGTAGCGAAAAAAGCCAAGAATTCAAGTTTTATAACACTACGATTAATATATGTTATAATGTTAAATTTTGAATGCGTGCATAAAAAATCAATTCAAATGTTAGGAAAGTTAACAAATTATTAAGATTTTTGTCTCACTAATTCAAAATATTTAAAAATGAAACTAAAGTTCAATGGATTCTTAGTACTACTTGTAGTACTTGTGGCGCAACTAACTTTTGCGCAAGAGAGATCTGTTTCAGGAGTTGTTTCCGACAATGCAGGATTGCCATTACCAGGCGTGAGTGTATTAGTAAAAGGGACAAAAACTGGAGCACAAACTGATTTTGATGGAAAATATTCTATCAAAGCATCATCAAGCCAAGTCTTGATTTTTAGCTACATTGGGATGAAAACCCAAGAAATTACAGCTTCTTCCACAAATTTAAATGTAAAACTGAAAGATACTTCAGTTGAACTGGAAGGTGTTGTTGTAACTGCTTTAGGAATCAAAAAATCCGAAAAAGCAATTGGTTACGCTGCTCAGAGCGTAAAAGGTTCTGACATAACAGAAGCAAGAGAAAGCAATTTAGTTAATGCCTTGAGTGGTAAAATTGCAGGGGTTCAAGTTACAAACAGTTCTGGTGCTGTTGGAGCATCTTCAAGAGTTGTATTAAGAGGTAACTCTTCTATCACAGGAAATAACCAAGCGTTATTTGTTGTTGATGGTGTACCTTTTGACAATTCATCTTATGGTAATGCAGGTTCAGGTGGTGGACGTGATTTACCTAATGGAGTTGCCAGCATAAGTCCAGATGATATTGAAAGTATGACTGTACTTAAAGGACCTAATGCAGCTGCATTGTACGGTCTTAGAGCAAGTAATGGTGTTATTATCATCACAACTAAATCTGGAAAAGCAGGAAAATCAAAAAGTGTAGTTTCATTTAATACAAATACTACATTTTCAAATCCTTTAGTATTACCAAGTTTCCAAAACTCATACGGTCAAGGTTCAACTTCAAATTATTTTGAATTTGTTGATGGTGCAGGTGGAGGTTACAATGATGGTGTTGATGAAAGCTGGGGTCCAGCATTAGACAGAGGTTTATCTTTTGTTCAATGGGATTCATACAAAGTTGGAGGAGCTCCTCTACCTTGGATATCTCACGCAAACAATGTAAAAGATTTTTACCAAACTGCTATTTCGACATCTAACAACTTATCATTATCTTCTGGTAATGAAGATGCTAGTTTCAGAATGTCTGTTGGTAACACTGACGAAAAAGGGATGTTACCTTCAACTGATTTCAAGAAATTTACAGTTAGCTTAAATGGAAACATCAAATTGAGCGAAAAATTATCTTCTGGAGTATCGTTAATGTATTTTAATGATAAAAGTAATAATTTACCAATTGCAGGATACAACAATGAGAATGCAGCTCAACAATTTATTTGGTCTGCAAGAAGTGTTAATTTCGCAGACTTGAAAGATTGGAGAAATTTACCATTAGCACCAGCCGGTACAGCTGGAGAGGGAACTCCATTAAACTGGAATAATAATTTCCAAAATAATCCTTACTGGGTTTTAGCAACTAACAGAAATACATTTGATAAAGACAGACTTACAGGATCTGCTTTTATGTCTTATCAACTTGCTAAAGATTTAACTGCAACTGGTAAAGTTTCATTAGATCATTATTCTCAAGTAACAACTGGAAGACAAGCTTTAGGGTCTAATAGTGCTCCAGATGGTTCATATAACGAAAATACTTTAAGATATTCCGAATTAAATGCAGAAGCGCTTTTAGGGTACAAGAAAAGTATTACAGATGACATCAGTTTTACAATAAATTTTGGTGCTAACCAAATGAGAAGAAAAGTGAATCAAACTTTTGGATCTATAAGTGCATTAGAATTACCAAATTTTTATAATTTATCTAATGTAAAATCAGGATCTACACCAGTATCTGGAAATAATTATAATGAAGTTAGAATCGGATCTTTATATGGTTTCGGTCAGGTTTCTTATAAAAACTACTTCTTTGTGGATTTCTCTGGAAGAAATGACTGGGCAAGTGTACTTCCTGCTGCAAACAATTCATTCTTCTACCCTGCAGTTTCAGGTTCATTAGTATTATCTGAAATTTTAAACACAACAAATTCTGCTGTTAATTACATAAAATTAAGAGGAGGTTGGTCTAAAGTTGGGGGAACAGGAGCTTTAGGAGCATATAACCTGAATTCAACTTACAGTTTAAGTAATAATGGTTGGGGAAATCAAGCATCTACTCC
This region of Flavobacterium lacustre genomic DNA includes:
- the rplV gene encoding 50S ribosomal protein L22, coding for MGVRKRETADARKEANKSLAFAKLNNCPTSPRKMRLVADLVRGQKVERALNILRFSSKEASRKLEKLVLSVIANWQAKNPESNMEEAGLFVKEIRVDGGMMLKRLRPAPQGRAHRIRKRSNHVTIVLGAINNTQSNS
- a CDS encoding SusC/RagA family TonB-linked outer membrane protein translates to MKLKFNGFLVLLVVLVAQLTFAQERSVSGVVSDNAGLPLPGVSVLVKGTKTGAQTDFDGKYSIKASSSQVLIFSYIGMKTQEITASSTNLNVKLKDTSVELEGVVVTALGIKKSEKAIGYAAQSVKGSDITEARESNLVNALSGKIAGVQVTNSSGAVGASSRVVLRGNSSITGNNQALFVVDGVPFDNSSYGNAGSGGGRDLPNGVASISPDDIESMTVLKGPNAAALYGLRASNGVIIITTKSGKAGKSKSVVSFNTNTTFSNPLVLPSFQNSYGQGSTSNYFEFVDGAGGGYNDGVDESWGPALDRGLSFVQWDSYKVGGAPLPWISHANNVKDFYQTAISTSNNLSLSSGNEDASFRMSVGNTDEKGMLPSTDFKKFTVSLNGNIKLSEKLSSGVSLMYFNDKSNNLPIAGYNNENAAQQFIWSARSVNFADLKDWRNLPLAPAGTAGEGTPLNWNNNFQNNPYWVLATNRNTFDKDRLTGSAFMSYQLAKDLTATGKVSLDHYSQVTTGRQALGSNSAPDGSYNENTLRYSELNAEALLGYKKSITDDISFTINFGANQMRRKVNQTFGSISALELPNFYNLSNVKSGSTPVSGNNYNEVRIGSLYGFGQVSYKNYFFVDFSGRNDWASVLPAANNSFFYPAVSGSLVLSEILNTTNSAVNYIKLRGGWSKVGGTGALGAYNLNSTYSLSNNGWGNQASTPNTQYNPNLKPETVVGTEIGIDLNAFQNRLRFAGTYYTKVSSDLLVPIQVSASTGFTSVWDNIASMENKGIELQLGVTAIKAKDFSFDIDLNFAKNNNKVTSLGGLDTYILGSQWGITLEARTGEAYGSLVGRGFAKDPEGNVIYEDGLPVIESDKKILGNIAPDWTGGANFTIKYKGFDFSTLIDAKVGGDVHSMTYAWGRYAGTLEETLIGRETGVVGNGVMSDGAGGYVQNNVVVGAKEFNQSSFGNTIEESAIFDATYVKLRQMSLGYTFPKQWLNGTTLQDFKFSIVARNLAILYKATPHIDPETGFSSSNGNQGMEFGQIPSARSYGFNVSVKF
- the fusA gene encoding elongation factor G, with the translated sequence MARDLKYTRNIGIAAHIDAGKTTTTERILFYTGKSHKIGEVHDGAATMDWMAQEQERGITITSAATTCEWNFPTTQGKILPETLPYHFNIIDTPGHVDFTVEVNRSLRVLDGLVFLFSAVDGVEPQSETNWRLADQYRVPRIGFVNKMDRQGSNFLMVCQQVRDMLKSNAVAITLPIGEENDFKGVVDLVKNQAIVWHEEGLGATYDIVPIPEDMLEEVKEYRSILIEAVADYDENLLEKFMEDEDSITEEEINIALRAAVMDMAIIPMIAGSSFKNKGVQFMLDAVCKYLPSPMDKEGITGIHPDDADLLEEDQTKILRKPDVKEPFAALAFKIATDPFVGRLAFFRAYSGRLDAGSYVLNTRSGNKERISRIYQMHANKQNPIEYIEAGDIGAAVGFKDIKTGDTLCDEKHPIILESMKFPAPVIGIAIEPKTKADVDKMGMALAKLAEEDPTFTVRTDEASGQTIISGMGELHLDILVDRMRREFKVEVNQGEPQVEYKEAFTKKAQHRETYKKQSGGRGKFGDIVFILEPADEVDGKAPVGLQFVNAVKGGNVPKEYIPSVEKGFREAMKTGPLAGYQVDSLKVTLLDGSFHPVDSDALSFELAARMGYREVAKAAGAVILEPIMKMEVITPEENMGDIVGDINRRRGQVNDMGDRAGAKTIKADVPLSEMFGYVTTLRTLSSGRATSTMEFSHYSETPSNISEAVIKKAKGNA
- the rplD gene encoding 50S ribosomal protein L4; this translates as MEAKVLDFNGKDTGRKVQLSDSVFGIEPNNHAVYLDVKQYLANQRQGTHKAKERAEVAGSTRKIKKQKGTGTARAGSAKNPLFKGGGTVFGPRPRSYSFKLNKSLKRLARKSAFSIKAKESNIIVLEDFNFETPNTKNFINVLKALELENKKSLFVLGDTNKNVYLSSRNLKGSSVVSSLELSTYAILNANNLVLLESSLEIIEENLSK
- the rpsG gene encoding 30S ribosomal protein S7 yields the protein MRKRAAKKRPLLPDPRFNDQLVTRFVNNLMWDGKKSTAFKVFYDAIDIIESKKQDAEKPSLEIWKDALTNVMPHVEVRSRRVGGATFQIPMQIRPDRKISMAMKWLILYSRRRNEKSMAQRLASECLAAAKEEGAAVKKRMDTHKMAEANKAFSHFRF
- the rplC gene encoding 50S ribosomal protein L3 → MSGLIGRKIGMTSIFDANGKNIPCTVIEAGPCVVTQVRTKGVDGYEALQLGFDDKNEKHSTKAALGHFKKAGTVAKKKVVEFQNFATEQKLGDLIDVSIFEEGEFVDVQGVSKGKGFQGVVKRHGFGGVGQATHGQHNRLRAPGSVGASSYPSRVFKGMRMAGRMGGDNVKVQNLRVLKVVAEKNLLVIKGCVPGHNNSYVIIQK
- the rplB gene encoding 50S ribosomal protein L2, which produces MSVRKLKPITPGQRFRVVNGYDAITTDKPERSLIAPIKNSGGRNSQGKMTMRYTGGGHKQRYRIIDFKRTKEGIPATVKSIEYDPNRTAFIALLAYADGEKTYVIAQNGLKVGQKLVSGPESQPEIGNTLPLSRVPLGTVISCIELRPGQGAVIARSAGTFAQLMARDGKYATIKMPSGETRLILLTCSATIGAVSNSDHQLVVSGKAGRTRWLGRRPRTRPVAMNPVDHPMGGGEGRSSGGHPRSRNGIPAKGYRTRSKKNPSNKYIVERRKK
- the rpsL gene encoding 30S ribosomal protein S12; translation: MPTIQQLVRTGRTQITKKSKSVALDSCPQRRGVCTRVYTTTPKKPNSAMRKVARVRLTNGNEVNAYIPGEGHNLQEHSIVLVRGGRVKDLPGVRYHIVRGALDTSGVAGRTQRRSKYGAKRPKEAKK
- the rpsS gene encoding 30S ribosomal protein S19; protein product: MARSLKKGPFVHYKLDKKVQENIEKGNKGVVKTWSRASMITPDFVGQTIAVHNGRQFVPVYVTENMVGHKLGEFSPTRSFRGHAGAKNKGKK
- the rpsJ gene encoding 30S ribosomal protein S10, yielding MSQKIRIKLKSYDHMLVDKSAEKIVKTVKSTGAVVTGPIPLPTHKKLFTVLRSPHVNKKAREQFEVMSYKRLIDIYSSSSKTIDALMKLELPSGVEVEIKV
- the rplW gene encoding 50S ribosomal protein L23; its protein translation is MSIIIKPIVTEKVTKESEVLNRFGFVVDKKANKVQIKKAVEAAYGVTILSVNTMNVRPDRTTKYTKSGLISGKTNAIKKAIVQVQEGETIDFYNNI